The Apium graveolens cultivar Ventura chromosome 6, ASM990537v1, whole genome shotgun sequence genome contains a region encoding:
- the LOC141666707 gene encoding uncharacterized protein LOC141666707 isoform X2 has product MDRCTAYPGRFAGAFELDFYSGARKEVIKISHSRENGHSSGGVQSVPAGSQNLSIKSAIIRLEFSLSLRLLFVLFSDGLLVLCSVSKKGLKPSDSVKAEKQLGSGDATCTSIASERQILAVGTRRGIVELYDLAESFSVIRSVSLYDWGYSMDDTGAVSCIAWTPDNCAFSVGWKLRGLTVWSVSGCRLMSTIRQIGSSSVSSPSTKSNQDCKYEPMLGGTSLLQWDEYGYRLYAAEEGSSERILAFSFGKYCLNRGVSDSTYVRQVIYGEDRLLVVQSEATDELKLLHVKLPVSYISHNWPVLHVAASKDGMYLAVAGLHGLIIYDIKLNKWRFFGDITQEQKIQCRGLLWMGKVVIVCNYVDSSNTYELLFYPRYHLDESSLLGQKQLLAQPTVMDVYQDYLLVTYRPFNVNIFHVKLCGELTPLSTAYLQLSTVRELSIMTAKSHPAAMRFIPNQLEREYIPGKHISSSVGLWTKEPVRCLILRTNGELSVLDLDDGREKVLTDSIELFWVTCGESDGKTNLIGEVSWLDYGHRGMQIRYPSSGLEPFQQKDFLQLDPELEFDREVYPLGLLPNAGVVVGVSQRMSFSACTEFPCFEPTPQAQTILHCLLRHLLQREKSEEALQLAQLSAEKPHFSHCFEWLLFTVFEADISRQSPSRKQSSVPSHAASCSLLAKTCDLIKKFPEYFDVVVRVARKTDGRHWADLFSAAGRSTELFEECFQRRWYRTAAGYILVIAKLEGPAVSQYCALRLLQATLDESLYELAGELVRFLLRSGREFESQVSDSEKSSPRFLGYFSIPSTFRTQSFEPDSPPFKDQNAHVASVKNILGSHASYLMSGKELSKIVAFVKGTQFDLVEFLQRERYGSARLDNFASGLELIGQKLQMGILQSRLDAEFLLAHMCSVKFKEWIVVLATLLRRSEILLDLFQHDMRLWKAYSSTIQSHSAFTEYHDLLGALAEKLSSTRESE; this is encoded by the exons ATGGATCGCTGTACAGCATATCCTGGAAGG TTTGCTGGGGCCTTTGAACTTGACTTTTACTCTGGTGCTCGCAAAGAAGTTATTAAAATATCACATTCACGAGAAAATGGACATTCATCTGGAGGTGTTCAAAGTGTTCCTGCAGGCAGTCAAAATTTATCCATTAAATCTGCTATTATACGCCTGGAGTTTTCTTTGTCATTGAGGTTGTTGTTTGTTTTGTTCTCTGATGGACTATTGGTTTTGTGTTCGGTAAGTAAGAAAGGTTTAAAGCCATCTGATTCTGTTAAAGCCGAGAAGCAGTTGGGTTCTGGTGATGCAACTTGTACTTCTATTGCTTCAGAGCGACAAATCCTTGCTGTAGGCACAAGAAGAGGCATTGTAGAATTGTACGACCTTGCAGAATCTTTCTCTGTTATTCGTTCTGTGTCATTGTATGATTGGGG ATATTCAATGGACGATACTGGTGCAGTCAGTTGTATTGCCTGGACTCCTGATAATTGTGCTTTTTCAGTGGGATGGAAATTAAGGGGACTTACAGTTTGGTCGGTCTCTGGATGTCGTTTGATGTCCACAATACGTCAGATTGGTTCGAGTTCTGTATCTTCTCCATCGACCAAGTCAAATCAAGATTGCAAGTACGAACCCATGTTGGGCGGCACCTCATTGCTGCAGTGGGATGAATATGGGTATAGACTGTATGCTGCTGAAGAAGGGTCGTCTGAGAGAATCTTGGCATTCTCTTTTGGCAAATATTGTCTTAATAGAGGTGTTTCAGATTCAACATATGTTCGTCAAGTAATTTATGGTGAAGATCGATTGCTTGTTGTGCAGTCCGAAGCTACTGATGAACTTAAGCTTTTGCATGTTAAACTTCCA GTCTCTTATATATCCCATAATTGGCCAGTTCTACACGTGGCAGCTAGCAAAGATGGTATGTACTTAGCTGTTGCTGGCCTTCATGGGTTAATCATATATGACATTAAATTGAACAAGTGGCGTTTTTTTGGGGATATCACCCAAGAACAGAAAATTCAGTGCAGAGGCTTGTTATGGATGGGAAAAGTCGTTATTGTATGCAACTACGTTGATTCCTCCAACAC GTATGAACTACTTTTTTATCCAAGATATCATCTTGATGAGAGCTCTCTACTTGGTCAAAAACAATTGCTTGCACAGCCAACAGTAATGGATGTATATCAGGATTATTTACTGGTCACATATCGACCATTTAATGTCAATATATTCCATGTGAAGTTATGTGGTGAACTGACACCTTTGAGCACTGCATACTTACAG CTTTCCACAGTACGAGAGTTATCAATCATGACTGCAAAGAGCCATCCTGCCGCAATGCGCTTCATTCCTAATCAACTTGAAAGGGAGTACATACCAGGCAAACACATATCATCTTCTGTTGGTTTATGGACAAAAGAACCCGTTAG ATGTTTGATATTGAGGACCAACGGGGAACTTTCTGTACTTGATTTGGATGATGGGAGAGAGAAAGTGCTAACTGATTCAATCGAATTGTTCTGGGTTACTTGTGGTGAGTCAGACGGAAAAACTAACTTAATAGGAGAAGTGTCATGGTTAGATTATGGCCATCGAGGGATGCAG ATTCGGTATCCTTCTTCAGGTCTCGAGCCCTTTCAGCAGAAAGACTTCTTGCAG TTGGATCCTGAGCTGGAGTTTGATCGCGAAGTGTACCCTCTTGGTTTACTTCCAAATGCCGGTGTTGTAGTTGGTGTTTCACAGAGGATGTCATTTTCTGCATGTACAGAGTTTCCATGTTTTGAGCCGACACCTCAGGCTCAAACGATCTTACACTGTTTACTTCGACACCTTCTCCAG AGGGAGAAGAGTGAAGAAGCTTTACAGTTAGCACAGTTATCAGCTGAGAAGCCTCATTTTTCCCATTGTTTCGAGTGGCTTCTTTTTACAGTATTTGAGGCTGACATTTCAAG GCAAAGTCCAAGCAGAAAACAGAGCTCAGTTCCCAGCCATGCTGCAAGTTGTTCACTTTTGGCGAAGACCTGTGATCTAATTAAGAAATTCCCCGAATATTTTGATGTGGTTGTGAGAGTAGCTAGGAAGACTGATGGTCGACATTGGGCTGATCTTTTTTCTGCTGCTGGAAGGTCAACAGA GTTATTTGAGGAATGCTTCCAAAGAAGATGGTACCGAACTGCAGCCGGCTATATACTT GTTATTGCTAAGCTTGAAGGTCCTGCTGTAAGTCAATATTGTGCTTTACGCCTATTACAG GCAACTCTTGATGAATCTTTGTATGAACTTGCGGGAGAACTG GTAAGGTTTCTTCTGAGATCTGGAAGAGAATTTGAGTCTCAAGTATCAGATTCAGAAAAATCATCTCCCCGATTCTTGGGCTACTTTAGCATTCCTTCAACTTTCCGTACGCAGTCTTTTGAGCCAGATAG CCCTCCTTTTAAAGATCAGAATGCGCATGTTGCTTCTGTTAAAAATATTCTTGGAAGTCATGCTAGTTATTTAATGTCTGGGAAAGAACTTTCCAAGATTGTTGCATTTGTGAAAGGCACCCAGTTTGATCTAGTG GAGTTCCTTCAGCGAGAACGATATGGAAGTGCTCGTTTGGATAATTTTGCTTCAGGACTTGAATTAATTGGTCAGAAG CTTCAAATGGGGATACTTCAAAGCCGTCTTGATGCAGAATTCCTCTTAGCTCATATGTGCTCGGTCAAGTTTAAGGAGTGGATAGTTGTGTTGGCAACTCTTTTAAGGAGATCTGAG ATCCTTTTAGACCTGTTTCAGCATGATATGCGATTATGGAAAGCGTATAGCTCCACAATCCAG TCTCATTCAGCATTCACCGAGTACCATGATTTGCTCGGAGCCTTGGCAGAAAAACTCTCGTCGACAAGAGAATCGGAATAG
- the LOC141667760 gene encoding mechanosensitive ion channel protein 1, mitochondrial-like — MAALRLTKAKSLGSCFRFSKDLSKIETRVLFSLMNSSSFSTKSSGFVLGNGGEKFEFTGFKAPVRGRVECCGAFSTMPGRLSGVSGFGGFGMRGCRMYSSKGVSGNVGGGSEGAVGSGGRDGDVSGGGIGDGDWVEKVKGAWKYVVDAGGYAGEKVKEASNEVVPYGQKLLDANPYLNDVIVPVGCTLTGTMLAWFVMPKVLRRFHKFSTQGPAQLLSGSSLWGPVPYENSFWGALEDPLRYLVTFMAFSQIANLVAPTTIASQYLLQTWRGAVILSVVWFLHRWKRNVITRALASKSTQGLVDRDKLLVIDKISSVGLFSLGLMALAEACGVAVQSILTVGGIGGVATAFASKDILGNVLSGLSVQMSQPFSVGDTIRAGSVEGQVVEMGLTTTRLLSAEKFPVIVPNSLFSSQVIVNKSRAEWRAMLTKIPLHISDFDKIPQISDDITKMIKSNSDVFLEREVPYCFLSRVERSYAELTLGYNLKHKRKDLLCAAEQNILLKSVQIIQQHGATLGSTFEDMIGQ; from the exons ATGGCTGCTTTAAGGTTAACAAAGGCTAAATCTTTAGGTAGTTGCTTTAGGTTTTCGAAAGATTTGAGCAAAATTGAGACTAGGGTTTTGTTTAGTTTGATGAATAGTAGTAGTTTTAGTACTAAGTCATCTGGGTTTGTGTTGGGGAATGGTGGTGAGAAGTTTGAGTTTACGGGGTTTAAGGCTCCGGTGAGGGGTAGGGTAGAGTGTTGTGGGGCATTTTCGACAATGCCTGGGAGGTTGAGTGGTGTTTCGGGTTTTGGGGGTTTTGGGATGAGGGGTTGTAGGATGTATTCGAGCAAGGGTGTGAGTGGGAATGTAGGTGGGGGTAGTGAAGGTGCGGTTGGTTCGGGTGGTCGTGATGGGGATGTGAGTGGGGGTGGTATTGGGGATGGTGATTGGGTTGAGAAGGTGAAGGGTGCTTGGAAATATGTTGTTGATGCTGGGGGTTATGCCGGGGAAAAGGTTAAGGAAGCGTCTAATGAGGTTGTGCCTTATGGTCAGAAGTTGCTTGATGCGAATCCGTATCTTAATGATGTTATTGTGCCTGTTGGTTGTACTTTGACGGGGACGATGTTGGCTTGGTTTGTGATGCCTAAGGTTTTGAGGAGGTTTCATAAGTTTTCAACGCAAGGCCCTGCTCAACTGTTATCTGGTAGCTCGTTATGGGGTCCAGTGCCGTATGAGAACAGTTTTTGGGGGGCTCTGGAGGATCCACTGCGATATCTCGTTACCTTCATGGCGTTTTCCCAAAT AGCAAATTTGGTGGCACCTACCACAATTGCATCACAATACTTATTACAGACTTGGAGGGGTGCTGTTATTCTTTCGGTTGTATGGTTCCTGCATCGATGGAAGAGAAATGTCATTACTCGTGCTTTAGCCTCAAAGAGTACCCAAGGACTGGTCGACCGGGATAAGTTATTGGTCATTGACAAAATATCGTCCGTTGGTTTATTTTCGCTTGGTTTGATGGCATTAGCTGAGGCATGTGGGGTGGCAGTGCAATCTATACTTACTGTTGGAGGCATAGGAG GAGTTGCTACTGCTTTTGCATCAAAGGACATTCTGGGAAATGTTCTCAGTGGGTTGTCTGTACAGATGTCACAGCCTTTTTCAGTAGGAGATACAATTAGA GCTGGATCTGTGGAAGGTCAGGTGGTAGAAATGGGACTTACAACTACAAGATTGTTAAGTGCGGAAAAGTTCCCTGTTATAGTTCCTAACTCGCTGTTTTCTAGTCAG GTTATTGTGAATAAATCACGTGCTGAATGGCGGGCCATGCTAACTAAGATTCCTTTACATATCAGTGACTTTGATAAGATTCCCCAGATTTCAGATGATATAACGAAGATGATCAAATCTAACTCAGATGTGTTTTTGGAAAGGGAAGTACCTTATTGTTTCTTGTCTCGAGTGGAAAGATCATATGCAGAACTGACTCTTGGTTACAATCTAAAACATAAG AGGAAAGACTTGTTATGTGCAGCCGAGCAAAATATTCTTCTGAAATCTGTCCAGATAATCCAGCAACACGGTGCTACATTGGGCAGTACCTTTGAAGATATGATTGGTCAATGA
- the LOC141666707 gene encoding uncharacterized protein LOC141666707 isoform X1 has translation MYMTYGWPQAIPLESSNFPTSEHIIYIKVFNHLLLVVAPSHFELCSSSQHRVRLGKCKRDSDSIRKEGENLQAVWSPDGKFIAVITSSGYLHIYKVQFSDKRIPIGGKQPSSLYLAAFSLLISEQAPFAKTQLNVSNIVCDNKNLLVGLSDGSLYSISWKGEFAGAFELDFYSGARKEVIKISHSRENGHSSGGVQSVPAGSQNLSIKSAIIRLEFSLSLRLLFVLFSDGLLVLCSVSKKGLKPSDSVKAEKQLGSGDATCTSIASERQILAVGTRRGIVELYDLAESFSVIRSVSLYDWGYSMDDTGAVSCIAWTPDNCAFSVGWKLRGLTVWSVSGCRLMSTIRQIGSSSVSSPSTKSNQDCKYEPMLGGTSLLQWDEYGYRLYAAEEGSSERILAFSFGKYCLNRGVSDSTYVRQVIYGEDRLLVVQSEATDELKLLHVKLPVSYISHNWPVLHVAASKDGMYLAVAGLHGLIIYDIKLNKWRFFGDITQEQKIQCRGLLWMGKVVIVCNYVDSSNTYELLFYPRYHLDESSLLGQKQLLAQPTVMDVYQDYLLVTYRPFNVNIFHVKLCGELTPLSTAYLQLSTVRELSIMTAKSHPAAMRFIPNQLEREYIPGKHISSSVGLWTKEPVRCLILRTNGELSVLDLDDGREKVLTDSIELFWVTCGESDGKTNLIGEVSWLDYGHRGMQIRYPSSGLEPFQQKDFLQLDPELEFDREVYPLGLLPNAGVVVGVSQRMSFSACTEFPCFEPTPQAQTILHCLLRHLLQREKSEEALQLAQLSAEKPHFSHCFEWLLFTVFEADISRQSPSRKQSSVPSHAASCSLLAKTCDLIKKFPEYFDVVVRVARKTDGRHWADLFSAAGRSTELFEECFQRRWYRTAAGYILVIAKLEGPAVSQYCALRLLQATLDESLYELAGELVRFLLRSGREFESQVSDSEKSSPRFLGYFSIPSTFRTQSFEPDSPPFKDQNAHVASVKNILGSHASYLMSGKELSKIVAFVKGTQFDLVEFLQRERYGSARLDNFASGLELIGQKLQMGILQSRLDAEFLLAHMCSVKFKEWIVVLATLLRRSEILLDLFQHDMRLWKAYSSTIQSHSAFTEYHDLLGALAEKLSSTRESE, from the exons ATGTATATGACATACGGATGGCCCCAGGCGATCCCACTGGAATCAAGCAATTTTCCTACATCCGAGCATATTATTTACATCAAAGTATTCAATCATCTCCTCCTCGTTGTCGCTCCCTCTCATTTCGAGCTCTGCAGCTCGTCTCAG CATAGAGTGAGGTTAGGCAAGTGTAAACGAGACTCCGATTCGATACGAAAGGAAGGAGAGAATTTGCAAGCTGTGTGGAGTCCTGATGGCAAATTCATTGCTGTTATT ACATCTTCGGGTTATCTTCATATATATAAGGTCCAGTTTTCTGATAAAAGAATACCGATTGGAGGAAAGCAACCGTCAAGTTTGTATCTTGCGGCCTTTTCTTTATTGATTAGTGAGCAGGCGCCTTTTGCCAAAACGCAATTGAATGT GAGCAATATAGTTTGTGACAACAAAAACTTGCTGGTAGGACTTTCTGATGGATCGCTGTACAGCATATCCTGGAAGGGTGAG TTTGCTGGGGCCTTTGAACTTGACTTTTACTCTGGTGCTCGCAAAGAAGTTATTAAAATATCACATTCACGAGAAAATGGACATTCATCTGGAGGTGTTCAAAGTGTTCCTGCAGGCAGTCAAAATTTATCCATTAAATCTGCTATTATACGCCTGGAGTTTTCTTTGTCATTGAGGTTGTTGTTTGTTTTGTTCTCTGATGGACTATTGGTTTTGTGTTCGGTAAGTAAGAAAGGTTTAAAGCCATCTGATTCTGTTAAAGCCGAGAAGCAGTTGGGTTCTGGTGATGCAACTTGTACTTCTATTGCTTCAGAGCGACAAATCCTTGCTGTAGGCACAAGAAGAGGCATTGTAGAATTGTACGACCTTGCAGAATCTTTCTCTGTTATTCGTTCTGTGTCATTGTATGATTGGGG ATATTCAATGGACGATACTGGTGCAGTCAGTTGTATTGCCTGGACTCCTGATAATTGTGCTTTTTCAGTGGGATGGAAATTAAGGGGACTTACAGTTTGGTCGGTCTCTGGATGTCGTTTGATGTCCACAATACGTCAGATTGGTTCGAGTTCTGTATCTTCTCCATCGACCAAGTCAAATCAAGATTGCAAGTACGAACCCATGTTGGGCGGCACCTCATTGCTGCAGTGGGATGAATATGGGTATAGACTGTATGCTGCTGAAGAAGGGTCGTCTGAGAGAATCTTGGCATTCTCTTTTGGCAAATATTGTCTTAATAGAGGTGTTTCAGATTCAACATATGTTCGTCAAGTAATTTATGGTGAAGATCGATTGCTTGTTGTGCAGTCCGAAGCTACTGATGAACTTAAGCTTTTGCATGTTAAACTTCCA GTCTCTTATATATCCCATAATTGGCCAGTTCTACACGTGGCAGCTAGCAAAGATGGTATGTACTTAGCTGTTGCTGGCCTTCATGGGTTAATCATATATGACATTAAATTGAACAAGTGGCGTTTTTTTGGGGATATCACCCAAGAACAGAAAATTCAGTGCAGAGGCTTGTTATGGATGGGAAAAGTCGTTATTGTATGCAACTACGTTGATTCCTCCAACAC GTATGAACTACTTTTTTATCCAAGATATCATCTTGATGAGAGCTCTCTACTTGGTCAAAAACAATTGCTTGCACAGCCAACAGTAATGGATGTATATCAGGATTATTTACTGGTCACATATCGACCATTTAATGTCAATATATTCCATGTGAAGTTATGTGGTGAACTGACACCTTTGAGCACTGCATACTTACAG CTTTCCACAGTACGAGAGTTATCAATCATGACTGCAAAGAGCCATCCTGCCGCAATGCGCTTCATTCCTAATCAACTTGAAAGGGAGTACATACCAGGCAAACACATATCATCTTCTGTTGGTTTATGGACAAAAGAACCCGTTAG ATGTTTGATATTGAGGACCAACGGGGAACTTTCTGTACTTGATTTGGATGATGGGAGAGAGAAAGTGCTAACTGATTCAATCGAATTGTTCTGGGTTACTTGTGGTGAGTCAGACGGAAAAACTAACTTAATAGGAGAAGTGTCATGGTTAGATTATGGCCATCGAGGGATGCAG ATTCGGTATCCTTCTTCAGGTCTCGAGCCCTTTCAGCAGAAAGACTTCTTGCAG TTGGATCCTGAGCTGGAGTTTGATCGCGAAGTGTACCCTCTTGGTTTACTTCCAAATGCCGGTGTTGTAGTTGGTGTTTCACAGAGGATGTCATTTTCTGCATGTACAGAGTTTCCATGTTTTGAGCCGACACCTCAGGCTCAAACGATCTTACACTGTTTACTTCGACACCTTCTCCAG AGGGAGAAGAGTGAAGAAGCTTTACAGTTAGCACAGTTATCAGCTGAGAAGCCTCATTTTTCCCATTGTTTCGAGTGGCTTCTTTTTACAGTATTTGAGGCTGACATTTCAAG GCAAAGTCCAAGCAGAAAACAGAGCTCAGTTCCCAGCCATGCTGCAAGTTGTTCACTTTTGGCGAAGACCTGTGATCTAATTAAGAAATTCCCCGAATATTTTGATGTGGTTGTGAGAGTAGCTAGGAAGACTGATGGTCGACATTGGGCTGATCTTTTTTCTGCTGCTGGAAGGTCAACAGA GTTATTTGAGGAATGCTTCCAAAGAAGATGGTACCGAACTGCAGCCGGCTATATACTT GTTATTGCTAAGCTTGAAGGTCCTGCTGTAAGTCAATATTGTGCTTTACGCCTATTACAG GCAACTCTTGATGAATCTTTGTATGAACTTGCGGGAGAACTG GTAAGGTTTCTTCTGAGATCTGGAAGAGAATTTGAGTCTCAAGTATCAGATTCAGAAAAATCATCTCCCCGATTCTTGGGCTACTTTAGCATTCCTTCAACTTTCCGTACGCAGTCTTTTGAGCCAGATAG CCCTCCTTTTAAAGATCAGAATGCGCATGTTGCTTCTGTTAAAAATATTCTTGGAAGTCATGCTAGTTATTTAATGTCTGGGAAAGAACTTTCCAAGATTGTTGCATTTGTGAAAGGCACCCAGTTTGATCTAGTG GAGTTCCTTCAGCGAGAACGATATGGAAGTGCTCGTTTGGATAATTTTGCTTCAGGACTTGAATTAATTGGTCAGAAG CTTCAAATGGGGATACTTCAAAGCCGTCTTGATGCAGAATTCCTCTTAGCTCATATGTGCTCGGTCAAGTTTAAGGAGTGGATAGTTGTGTTGGCAACTCTTTTAAGGAGATCTGAG ATCCTTTTAGACCTGTTTCAGCATGATATGCGATTATGGAAAGCGTATAGCTCCACAATCCAG TCTCATTCAGCATTCACCGAGTACCATGATTTGCTCGGAGCCTTGGCAGAAAAACTCTCGTCGACAAGAGAATCGGAATAG